The sequence TTAGTCCTAGCAGCCTGTTTGCTCAGTCTGATGGAGGAGGTAGTGGTGATGGAGGTAACTTAAATGTTGAAGCTTCTACAGTGCGAGTCGCTAATGGAGGATTAATAGCTGTTGGGACTCAAGGTTCTGGTGATGTAGGTAGTTTGAAGGTTAAAGCATCACAAATAGATTTGGTTGGTACTGGTACTATAGGTTCAATTACGTATCCTAGTGCTTTTGGTGCTTCAAGCCAAGCTAGAAAATCATCGAGTCAAAATCAACCTGGTTCTTTAGAAGTAGAGGTTGGACGTTTACGAATTATTGATGGAGCACAGATATCAGCAAAAACATCTTCAGAAGTAAATTCTGGAAATATCAAAATAATTGCTGATGAAATTGATTTAATTGGTATTAACTCATCTAATGGATTAGCTAGTAACATTTTTATTGGCACATTTCCTGGAAGTAGCGGCAATGGTGGTAATTTAGATATTCAAACTGGATCGCTACGATTACTTGAAGGAGGGCGTATATCATCTAGTACTAACGGTTCTGGTAATGGTGGAAACGTGACAATTAAGGCAAATGATATTGATTTGACAACTACAAATCCCGAGTTTGTTTCTGGGTTTGCTAGTTATATAGCTTCGCAATCGGGTTTTCCTCAAGCGACAGGAAATGCAGGTACTATAATAATTGAAACTCAAAACTTACAAGTTAACGGTAGTAAAATTGCAGCCAGAAGTCGCGCCCAAGGAGATTCCGGAAACGTAAACATTTCTGCCGAAAATATAATTGTAAAAAACCAAGGAGATATTACCGTAAATAATATAGGTATTGGCGATACGGGAAATCTTAAAATAGAAGCTAATTCTATTAGTTTAGTAGATGGAAGTTCACTTGGTGCGGTAACTTATGCAGGTTCTCAAGGTAATATTTCTGTAAAATCCCAAGACTTAATAATCCGACGCAATAGTGAAATTAAGACTAATGCCAACGGAACTTCAACCGGTGGAAATATTAATATTGATACTGATGTTTTAGCAATTTTAGAAAACAGCGAAATTGTAGCTCAAGCAATAGAGGGGCGCGGAGGGAATATTAATATTACTACCCAAGGTTTATTTCAATCTCCCAATACGCGCATTGATGCAAGTTCTCAGTTAGGGATAGATGGAATTATCCAGATTGATACTCCCGATATCGATCCCAGCCAGCAAATTACCGAACTTCCAGAAGGAATTATTGATACAGATAATTTAGTTGCAACCAGTTGTCTTGTTCCCAGTAGTAGAAATAGGGGTAAATTTATCGTTACAGGTTCCGGGGGTTTAGCAACCACTCCAGATGGCGTTTCTAGTTCAAACTTTGCAACTTTTTCGGTTCCTAAAAATAATCAACAACAAGCATCAAATCCGCAAAAAGTAACTCCATTAGTTATCGAATCCGAAGATATTTTTACTTTGGAAGATGGTAGCATTGTTTTGGGAAGAAGGTGTAATGGGTAAATCAATTAAATATTGAATAATCATTAAACAAACTGAAAATATTCAAATAGTTGTATAAGATATTTCCATAGTTACCAAAGCAATTATGCGATATTTTGAAAGGCTAATCACTGTCATTGTTATAACTTTAACGTCGTTTTCTTGCTTACATATACCTTCATTGGCTAATGGTAACCAAAGAAATTACGATGAACCTCCACCAAAGACAAATGGTAGATCTGCTGGTTCGAGGGGTTGCAGCAATAACGAATTAGTTTCGCAAAATGCCCCGCCAGCTTTAATTTTACTTTCACCCGATTCAACTCAAGCTAAGACAGTTACGAAAAATCCGATTTTTGCATGGTTTGTCCGCGATTCTCAACCAAGACAAATACAGTTCAAACTTTATAAAGAAGATACTGCAAAACAAGAATACAAATTAATCAAAGCAACTCAAGATAAAGAATTTCAAAGCAAACCTGGAATAATGGTATTAACAATGCCAAAAAATATTGTTCTCACAACCGGAAAAAAATATCTTTGGCAAGTCGAATTAGTTTGCGATCGCAATCGTCCGTCAAGTAATTTATTTGCGGAAGCAGAACTTAAAGTAGTTCCCATGCAGCCCAAGTTCAAAACCGAACTAACCCGAGCAGTTAATCAAGATCAAAAAGCAATGCTATACGCTAAAAATGGTTTATTATACGATGCTTTGATGGCTGTATTAACGAGAAACAAATCTTCTGCTTCACAGCAATCAACAATGAACAAATTAAAGCTTTCACTATTAAATAAAATCGCCTTAAAGCCATCCGAACTTAAAAAACTACAAAATAGTCAGATTCATTTGATAGAAATCAAATAGATGCAAAAAATTACATCACAACCAATTGCCCACTAATACAAAAGGTGCCCAGTAGCCGGGATGAGAATAACGCCCTTTTGGATTTTCTGCCAGCCAAGCTCTTTGGGTTGCTTGTAAGGCTTCGGCTTTACTCATCCCCTGACGTAAATTATCGTAAAATTGGACAATTAATTTTGCCGTTGCTTCGTCATCAATATTCCAAAGAGATGCAACCGCACTTTTAGCTCCCGCTTGTAAAGATACACCAGCGATTCCTAAAGCATCTCGCTGGCTGCCGACTGCGGTTTGACATCCCGTCAGGGTTAATAATTCCAGTGCTTGATGATCACCGCTTTGAGTATTTCGGATAATTTTGTAGAGATTTCCTAAAGTAATCGTTTTGTTGTAATTATTTGTTGGCTTTTGCTCTCCTGCGATTAAAAATGTTTGCTGAGAATCGTAACCAAACCTGGCATGAGTTGCTAAGTGCAGAAGGTTAGGTTGGTAATCACGAAGTTTTTGTTTTAATTGCTCTGAGGTAAAGTTTTTATTTAGCAGTATTTTGTTGTTGGGTATAACTTTATTAATACCCTGCATTTCTGCTTTTACCGCACCTAGAGGTGGATAAAATGTATTTTTATCTATGGCGCTAGCATCGGTTAATCCAAAAGCAAGCAGTTTTAAACCTTGTGTATCTAAAGGTTGGGGACTAGTTAAAGATAAACTGGGTGTGCTGGCAATGGCATACTTTTCAACTAAAAATTGGTTTCCGTCGTACAAACTTCCCATTGGGATAGTCCATAAAATTCCATCTTGAACGAATACTAATGTCTTGATTTGTTCTAAATCTTTAGCGAAGGGAGTAATAAACCAATTGTAGATTTTCCGCGATTTTTCTCGGTAACTATTGCTTCTATCCGAAAGTTTTTCTAAACTACGTCGAAATTCATTTACCGTCTCAACAGCGTCTTTCTCTGGAATCGCAACCCAATGCATTTTAAATTTAATTGAATCGGCTTGCGGAAGCATTAAAATGATGGCAATTCCATCTTTTAGGATAATCGATCTAAATACAGCCGTATTTTTATCGACTTCAGAAATGGGTTTATCAATTAACTCTAAATCGCAATCGCTACCTAAATAATTTCTTAACTCTGCTATTCTTAATTCATCCAGAGTTTTCAATGCAGAATTTAAATTTTGCTGTAACTCTAAAGGATTACCATCACTTAATTGACGAGCTTTGTTGATTCTTAATTGTGCTAACTGACGGTAAATTTTTTCAACGCTGTCTTGGAAATCTAGACGTACATCTCGGTTAGCGATCGCAATATCTTTTTCAATATCGGTGAGAGTACTTGCCGAGCTTTCATAAGCCTTAATTGCTTGTGATTCTTTGTTTTGCGCTTGGTAAATTCTTCCTGCTTGCCACTCCCATAGATAACGACTTTCTTTTGTTGCAGCAGTCATTTGAGCTTGGTTAGTCAATTCTAAAGCAGTAGGATAATTTTGGCTGCATTCGTAAACTTGTCCCAACCAACCTAAAGCAAAAGATTGTGTTTGTTTATCTCCAATATTTTTAGCAATCGTTAAACTTTGATTTAATGTATTAAAAATTTTTGGTGAAATTTCTGATTGAAAGCATTGATATCCAGATGTATAAATATCCGCATCATTATTTACCTGCTGCATTAACCTCGCTAACTTAATTAACGAAAAAGCTTTTTGTCGCGATGCTGGTAATTTTTCTATATTCGTTTCAATTTGCTTAAATATTTGTGGATTTAAATTTTTTGTTTGTTTAACACCGGAATTATTTTGCTTTTGAGAGCGATGGTAAGGTAAAACCAAATTTAATAAAGCCGATACTTCCCCACTGACGTTATTTTGCAGCCGTGCAAACTTGAGACTATTTTCAAAATAATTAATTGCGTTATTTTCATAAACCCTAGCTTGCTGTATAAATTTTGCTACAGCTTGATTATCGTCAGCTTGAGAAGCAAAATTAGCATAGCGATAATTTCTTTGAGCCAAACTGGTATAAAGATTACCCAAATTATTAGCAGCAGCCATTAAGTAGTTTGAATTGTTTTGTGCTGCTGCTTTTTTATAACTTGCTCCAAGTACTTGAATTGCTTTTTCATATTCACCTAAAAAATACAAAGCATTTCCTAAACTTCCATTTGCGGCGGCTTCTCCCAAACTATCATTTTGTACTCTTGCGATTCCTAACGCACTATTTTGACTGCAAACTTGCTGTTGTTGCAAATCTCCACATAGGATATTAATTGCCCGTTGATGCTGTCCTAAATCGCTGTATGCTTGAGCAACTTCTGTTAACATCCGCCCTACTTGCTGCTGGTTATTAGTAGCGCGAAAATATTCAATAACTTGATTCAAATAATTTATTGTTTTATCGATTTGACCTATTTGTTGGTAAGCCCGCGCTAAATATTGACGTATCTCAATTTCACTTTCTGTCTTGCGATCGTCTTCTGTAGAAATACTTTTGAGCCATACATTAATTGCGCCAGGAAAATCACCTGCATTGTAGAGTTCTATGCCTTGTTTTACAAAATTTGCCGATACCGGAGTTGCAGCTATAAGAGTATTATTAAACCACAAACAAAAAATCAAACTGACTGTAAAAATAAAATAATAAAAGCGGTTGATTTTCATACTTTAGTTTAGAAGAAAAGCAAGACATAATTTTTATTATTCTCTAACTGTAAACTAAAGTGGGATATTACATATATAGATTTAAAGGTTAAAGATAAAAAATAATATTTTGTAACATCTTCTCAACCATCATCCATGACTGATTTTCTATATTGATAAAAACCTACTCAAATACTACAGTTCTATTTGCGTAAACTAAAACACGATTTTTTAAGTGTAATCGGACTGCTCTTGCTAACACAATTCGTTCTAAGTCTTTGCCTTTTCGGATTAAATCTGTAATAGTATCGCGATGGCTAATTTTTACAACATCTTGCTCGATGATGGGGCCTGCATCCAAATCTGCTGTAACATAATGAGATGTAGCTCCGATAATTTTAACTCCTCTTTCATAGGCTTTATGGTATGGATTAGCACCAATGAAAGCTGGTAAAAATGAATGATGAATATTAATTATCTGAGGAAATTCAACGACAAATTCATTACTGAGAATCTGCATATACTTTGCTAAAATAGCCAAATCTATTTTGTATTTAGATAGTAATTCTAATTGCTTTTTCTCTTGTTCTAGTTTTGTGGCTTTAGTTATAGGTAGATAGTGAAAATCAATATTGAATTGTTCTGCTATTTGCTTTAAATTCGGATGATTGCTAATTATTAAAGGAATTTCGGCAACAAACTCTTTTGCTTTATGTCGCCAAAGTAAATCTAATAAACAATGTTCTTGTTTGCTGACAAAAATCGCGATACGTGGGATGCTATCAGAAAAATGCAGTTCCCATTGAGCTTGTAAAGGTTGCGCTATAGAATTAAAAGCCGGTGCGATTAAATCGCGGGGTAAATTAAAACCATCTAGCTGCCATTCAATCCTAGTTAAAAATAAACCGCTTTCAAAGTCTGTATGCTGGTCTGCATGAATTATATTACCACCATTTGAGTAAATAAAATTCGCAATTTTAGCAACCAATCCTTGTTTATCCGGACAGTAAATAAGTAGGCAAGCTGTAGTATTTACCATAGTCAGATTATATTTTCTAGCTCGTATAGCTTGTCATAAATACGGAGATTAGGCAACGCCGAGAAAATCTTTCCTTGCTGCTAACTAGCTAGAAATTTGGGAATAGCATTGTAGATATTGCAGTTAATCTATATTATGAATGCATTCCGCTACAAATGGTTGAAGTTTAAAATAAGCTTTGTGTTGTTCGATCAGCGCGCGGCAACTTAGTGAATCTAGTATATCTAGTAAGTATGGTTTGACTTTTGAATCTCTTAAATCCTGATTAAGTTGCGATAACGAGACTTCGTGAGAATAACTTGCTAATTTTTGCATTACAGATTTTTCTGAAGCTGATAAATTTTTAAATTCTTCTATCAGCAAATTTTGAAAATCGCTCAAAATAAATCTGTTTGCCATCAAATCTTCTAAATATTGGGTAATGTTTCCGAGAAAATATTTATGAATTAGATTTGCAGCCATTTTTAAAGCTAATGGATTACCGCCATAGTATTTAACTAAATTACACCAATCCTCTCTTGAACCCAGATAACTTCCCCGCCGATCAAATATTTGTTTGACATCATTAAGCTGCAAGCTATTAAGCTTGATTGACTGTAAACCAATATGCTCTAATATTCCGATTCTGCTATGCTTTTCTCGACTGGTTACGATAACAGTGCTTTGATGTTTATTTTCCAATAATATTTGTAAAAAATCGCTATAAGCTGTACTTTCTTCATGATGTTGATCCGTGACTGTTTCCAAACCATCAAGAATCAACAAACAGCGATGATTTTCAAGTTTTTCTAAGAGTAAATCTATCAAAGCACCTAAACTAGTTGGCAACCTATTGTTATCCTTGTTTTTCCCAGCAAATTTACGAAGTATGCTAACTAATATTTCTTCAAGGGTAGAAGCTTGACGTAACGACTTCCAAATTACAAATTCAAATCGATGCTTAACTGTATGTGCAAATTTTATCGCTGTGGCAGTTTTACCGACTCCTAACATACCAAACAAAGCCACAACCTTAGCGCGATCGAGAATAATTTTGTTTTCAAGCAATCGTAATTCTTCACTACGCCCGTAAAAGTTTGATATATCTGGAATATTGCTGTAATTAGAAGATGAAACGCTAGTCCATTTCGATTTATTCAATTTACATAAATCTGCATGAGCGTAATCACCTTCATTTAAAGGCAGCTGTAGGGCGTGAAAAACATGGTTAATCGAGCGAAAATCAACACCAGTTTGGCACTGGAGGATTTTTCTGACTGTAATAGGATGAATACCATCCGATTCCACTAACTGAACTTTTCGAGCAATAGCGCTAGCAGAGCAGCGCATTCTAGTTTTAGCTTCCAACTGTTGAATGCAGTTATTCAGTTTTTGCAGCCCCTCGTCAGTAAGAACAAAGCCACGATAACGTTTGGAACTCGAATTAACCTGTACCATTTTACTGCCGCCTGTTACTTGCCTGTTGTTCAGTATCATGGCAAATAATTGACTTCCGAGTCATTGTATAAATCGGCAAGTTAATTTCCAATTTTGGAAAACTAGGTCGAAATTTATTTAATATATTGTATAATAATTAAATTTTTATTAACAAAACTTTTTATTTAGTATCTTTCATTCATAATCTCCATCATTTTCAAGAAGCGAAAATCATCCTATAAAAGCCTGTGGAACGAGTGAAACCCTTATGGGTTGTAGGTTGCAGCATGAATATCTGATTATCAAATCAGCAAAATTCGCAAATAAAGCGATTGGTGCAAAATTTCAGAAAACAGAAGGAAGCAACCTTGGCATCATGTGCTCAAAATATAGATATCCCAATCACCAATCACCAATTACCAAAGCCATCTCTTCCTAGGCCAAATTAACTCACAGATGGTTCCTTGAGGAGTATTTTGTCGCCTTCTAAATTTTCCTCTAAGACGGTTTGCAATTGCTTTTGCTTGGCGAGTTCCTTGCCCTTGACGTAAAAATTGCTGTTGATTGAAGCTCGTCTCACCATTGTCCGTAATTCTCAGAGAATATAAGTTTCCTCTGTACGAACAATAGACATCTAAACGAGTAGCGTTTTTAGCATGTTTACCTACATTGTATAAAGCTTCTTGAAGAAACAAACATAAACCGCGTTTTTCTTCTATATTTAAATGCTTATCATCGTAACAATCAAAAATAGGAGAAATAAAAGTTTGTAAACTGCTAAAGCCGGGAAGTTGTTGATTTAGAGTTTGGTCGTATACTTGATACAGAAGCTCGGAAATTGGATTTTGTAAATCAATAAATAAACTATCCTGTAAATACAAGCTGTTAGTTTGATTCATTGCTTCTTGTTGCAAGTATTCAAAAATATTTCTTAGTTCCTTGTTTAAATTTTGTAGTTCTTCTCTTAATATTTCTATAGGTAAATCTTCTTGACTACTTCTAAGAATTACTGCTAAACTCTGTAGCGGTCCGTTATGAACTTCTTCATAAGTGCGTTCGATAGTGTCGCGACGCTGTTTGAGTTCTGCTCTTAAACCTCTATCAAAAAATGACGTAGTTAATCCTGCTAAAGAAAAAACTAAGCAAGTAGGGATAAATGGAATCCACCAACCCCAAATTAATAATAAGTAAAATAGAATAGTGTGCTTAATACAGATAATTGCAATGCTTACTAGGCTTTTCCAAGGAGATTGCAGAATGACGCTTAAGATAACTCCAATTATCCCCCAAATTACAATCCACACATACTCCCAAAAGTTCGACCATGTTTTTAACAATTTGGGTTTATCCAAAACGGTAGATAAAATTTGTCTTAAAGCATGAGCGTGAGCTTCTACACCGTATATAATTTGATTGGGCATTGATTCTGACTGCCCCGAAATTTGAGAAAATAAAGTATGTTTGAGGGCAGAAGTAATTAAAGTGTCTTTTACACTCGCAGCAGTGACACCAAAAATTACGGCACGATTTTTAATTAATTCGGGAGAAAATTTTCTTTGAATAATATCTCTTAAATGTATGTATGTAAGTGGTTTCTGACTGGAGCAGAAATTAACCAGCATTTGATTTCCGTTCGCATCAACATTGACGTAACCCCCAGTATTTGCTTTCAGTGCAGGTATTTCAACAGAATCAAACTTGATCGGATTTTTAACTCTATTCCCATGCTCAAAATTTAAACCCCGAGACGATAAATAAACTCTTGCTAATTGAGTTACAAACGAGTATTTTAATTCTCCATTCCAATCCCTACTAGCTAAAAGGCTGCGACGAAATTTACCGTCTTCGTCAATTAATACATCAGCAAATCCGATTCTTTCGGGAGGTAATGCTGGAGGTGGTTTTACATTTAGCGTTTCTTTTTCATTTAAAGCTACTTCTATTCCGACTATATTAGGTATTTTTTGAAAAGCTTGAATAAGTAGATTTTGATTGTTTCCTACTGGTAAATCTCGGAATATATCAATACCAATAACTCTGGGTTTATATTCATTTACTATTTGCAACGCTTTGGCTAATTTATCGTCAGGTAAGGGGAAACCCCCAAACATCCTTAAATCATTTTCATCAATGCTGACAATAGTAATTCTTGGTGCTACATTACTTGAAGGACAATTACGAGAAAAATAATCAAGTGACATCCATTCATATAGTTGCAAAAACCCCGTTAATCGAATTATTAAAATTAATCCTACAATTATCGAACCTGGTAAAATGACTTCACGAGTCAATTTTGCCTGCTGTCTAACTTTCCACCAAAGATTTACTAACACCATTCTCGGTC comes from Rivularia sp. PCC 7116 and encodes:
- a CDS encoding filamentous hemagglutinin N-terminal domain-containing protein, with protein sequence MKTFSHSLYSAFCFLSLFISPKMALSQVSRDGSLNTNVTTNDQLNFNINNGSRAGNNLYHSFAEFSIPNGGSAVFNNPSDVVNIINRVTGGKVSDINGLIEAQGNANLFLINPRGIVFGQDAKLDIGGSFFGSTADSINFADGSIFSALNLQEEPLLTISTPLGLQYGTNPGSITVKGTGSNLRLGENNSLVRDDRPIGLEVANNQTLALVGGNVLLEGGNLTTFSGNVEIGSVRNGNVSLIPINSGWELGYEDVKQFLDISLNNAASIETSGNRSGNVFLRGKRISLSENSSILTNTLGNGSGGELNVKASESLTLVGPKINELIRNRFYTGLFAVSENNATGNGGKLSIETNNLSVTNGASVTVSTFGSGNAGELDVKATDIQVIGFSDISPSSLFAQSDGGGSGDGGNLNVEASTVRVANGGLIAVGTQGSGDVGSLKVKASQIDLVGTGTIGSITYPSAFGASSQARKSSSQNQPGSLEVEVGRLRIIDGAQISAKTSSEVNSGNIKIIADEIDLIGINSSNGLASNIFIGTFPGSSGNGGNLDIQTGSLRLLEGGRISSSTNGSGNGGNVTIKANDIDLTTTNPEFVSGFASYIASQSGFPQATGNAGTIIIETQNLQVNGSKIAARSRAQGDSGNVNISAENIIVKNQGDITVNNIGIGDTGNLKIEANSISLVDGSSLGAVTYAGSQGNISVKSQDLIIRRNSEIKTNANGTSTGGNINIDTDVLAILENSEIVAQAIEGRGGNINITTQGLFQSPNTRIDASSQLGIDGIIQIDTPDIDPSQQITELPEGIIDTDNLVATSCLVPSSRNRGKFIVTGSGGLATTPDGVSSSNFATFSVPKNNQQQASNPQKVTPLVIESEDIFTLEDGSIVLGRRCNG
- a CDS encoding DUF928 domain-containing protein, whose protein sequence is MANGNQRNYDEPPPKTNGRSAGSRGCSNNELVSQNAPPALILLSPDSTQAKTVTKNPIFAWFVRDSQPRQIQFKLYKEDTAKQEYKLIKATQDKEFQSKPGIMVLTMPKNIVLTTGKKYLWQVELVCDRNRPSSNLFAEAELKVVPMQPKFKTELTRAVNQDQKAMLYAKNGLLYDALMAVLTRNKSSASQQSTMNKLKLSLLNKIALKPSELKKLQNSQIHLIEIK
- a CDS encoding CHAT domain-containing protein, with product MKINRFYYFIFTVSLIFCLWFNNTLIAATPVSANFVKQGIELYNAGDFPGAINVWLKSISTEDDRKTESEIEIRQYLARAYQQIGQIDKTINYLNQVIEYFRATNNQQQVGRMLTEVAQAYSDLGQHQRAINILCGDLQQQQVCSQNSALGIARVQNDSLGEAAANGSLGNALYFLGEYEKAIQVLGASYKKAAAQNNSNYLMAAANNLGNLYTSLAQRNYRYANFASQADDNQAVAKFIQQARVYENNAINYFENSLKFARLQNNVSGEVSALLNLVLPYHRSQKQNNSGVKQTKNLNPQIFKQIETNIEKLPASRQKAFSLIKLARLMQQVNNDADIYTSGYQCFQSEISPKIFNTLNQSLTIAKNIGDKQTQSFALGWLGQVYECSQNYPTALELTNQAQMTAATKESRYLWEWQAGRIYQAQNKESQAIKAYESSASTLTDIEKDIAIANRDVRLDFQDSVEKIYRQLAQLRINKARQLSDGNPLELQQNLNSALKTLDELRIAELRNYLGSDCDLELIDKPISEVDKNTAVFRSIILKDGIAIILMLPQADSIKFKMHWVAIPEKDAVETVNEFRRSLEKLSDRSNSYREKSRKIYNWFITPFAKDLEQIKTLVFVQDGILWTIPMGSLYDGNQFLVEKYAIASTPSLSLTSPQPLDTQGLKLLAFGLTDASAIDKNTFYPPLGAVKAEMQGINKVIPNNKILLNKNFTSEQLKQKLRDYQPNLLHLATHARFGYDSQQTFLIAGEQKPTNNYNKTITLGNLYKIIRNTQSGDHQALELLTLTGCQTAVGSQRDALGIAGVSLQAGAKSAVASLWNIDDEATAKLIVQFYDNLRQGMSKAEALQATQRAWLAENPKGRYSHPGYWAPFVLVGNWL
- the purU gene encoding formyltetrahydrofolate deformylase, with translation MVNTTACLLIYCPDKQGLVAKIANFIYSNGGNIIHADQHTDFESGLFLTRIEWQLDGFNLPRDLIAPAFNSIAQPLQAQWELHFSDSIPRIAIFVSKQEHCLLDLLWRHKAKEFVAEIPLIISNHPNLKQIAEQFNIDFHYLPITKATKLEQEKKQLELLSKYKIDLAILAKYMQILSNEFVVEFPQIINIHHSFLPAFIGANPYHKAYERGVKIIGATSHYVTADLDAGPIIEQDVVKISHRDTITDLIRKGKDLERIVLARAVRLHLKNRVLVYANRTVVFE
- a CDS encoding NB-ARC domain-containing protein, whose protein sequence is MILNNRQVTGGSKMVQVNSSSKRYRGFVLTDEGLQKLNNCIQQLEAKTRMRCSASAIARKVQLVESDGIHPITVRKILQCQTGVDFRSINHVFHALQLPLNEGDYAHADLCKLNKSKWTSVSSSNYSNIPDISNFYGRSEELRLLENKIILDRAKVVALFGMLGVGKTATAIKFAHTVKHRFEFVIWKSLRQASTLEEILVSILRKFAGKNKDNNRLPTSLGALIDLLLEKLENHRCLLILDGLETVTDQHHEESTAYSDFLQILLENKHQSTVIVTSREKHSRIGILEHIGLQSIKLNSLQLNDVKQIFDRRGSYLGSREDWCNLVKYYGGNPLALKMAANLIHKYFLGNITQYLEDLMANRFILSDFQNLLIEEFKNLSASEKSVMQKLASYSHEVSLSQLNQDLRDSKVKPYLLDILDSLSCRALIEQHKAYFKLQPFVAECIHNID
- a CDS encoding CHASE2 domain-containing protein, producing the protein MVLVNLWWKVRQQAKLTREVILPGSIIVGLILIIRLTGFLQLYEWMSLDYFSRNCPSSNVAPRITIVSIDENDLRMFGGFPLPDDKLAKALQIVNEYKPRVIGIDIFRDLPVGNNQNLLIQAFQKIPNIVGIEVALNEKETLNVKPPPALPPERIGFADVLIDEDGKFRRSLLASRDWNGELKYSFVTQLARVYLSSRGLNFEHGNRVKNPIKFDSVEIPALKANTGGYVNVDANGNQMLVNFCSSQKPLTYIHLRDIIQRKFSPELIKNRAVIFGVTAASVKDTLITSALKHTLFSQISGQSESMPNQIIYGVEAHAHALRQILSTVLDKPKLLKTWSNFWEYVWIVIWGIIGVILSVILQSPWKSLVSIAIICIKHTILFYLLLIWGWWIPFIPTCLVFSLAGLTTSFFDRGLRAELKQRRDTIERTYEEVHNGPLQSLAVILRSSQEDLPIEILREELQNLNKELRNIFEYLQQEAMNQTNSLYLQDSLFIDLQNPISELLYQVYDQTLNQQLPGFSSLQTFISPIFDCYDDKHLNIEEKRGLCLFLQEALYNVGKHAKNATRLDVYCSYRGNLYSLRITDNGETSFNQQQFLRQGQGTRQAKAIANRLRGKFRRRQNTPQGTICELIWPRKRWLW